A genomic window from Candidatus Bathyarchaeota archaeon includes:
- a CDS encoding nucleotidyltransferase domain-containing protein, protein MSKKPVTRAEEKEVIYDSSHWKLLEQLRKKSLQVMKALDNCHLQSTVHGSIARGDVTQTSDIDIFISNLISSFTVETSIERSGFQVLERKIIQATPLYALKGYIELDSQTSLSFPLVKMRQVEKEFYRFGGEATISILDENKRVFGVDKRLMLIKPTDEGHIETTVVGQEKEVAKMLGITPNTVLDRVRALLRRDKVGRTGVFIEKELDANETFEQAMKQLGDTNPAVRRRIGFYQK, encoded by the coding sequence TTGTCCAAAAAGCCCGTTACAAGAGCAGAAGAAAAAGAGGTCATCTATGATTCCAGTCATTGGAAGCTTTTAGAACAACTAAGGAAAAAAAGCCTTCAAGTAATGAAAGCATTAGACAACTGCCACTTGCAGTCTACTGTTCATGGGAGCATTGCCAGAGGTGACGTTACTCAAACAAGCGACATTGACATATTCATTTCAAACCTAATTTCCTCATTTACTGTTGAAACTTCAATTGAAAGGTCCGGTTTTCAAGTTTTGGAACGAAAAATCATTCAGGCAACCCCTCTTTATGCATTAAAAGGATACATAGAATTGGATAGTCAAACTAGCTTGTCTTTTCCTTTGGTTAAAATGCGGCAAGTAGAAAAAGAATTTTACAGATTTGGAGGCGAAGCAACAATTTCCATCCTTGATGAAAACAAACGAGTTTTTGGAGTTGATAAACGGCTCATGCTCATCAAACCCACAGACGAAGGTCATATCGAAACTACTGTTGTTGGACAGGAAAAAGAAGTGGCTAAAATGTTAGGTATAACTCCAAACACGGTTTTAGACCGTGTACGAGCGCTTTTACGACGGGATAAAGTAGGAAGAACGGGTGTTTTCATCGAAAAGGAGCTAGATGCAAATGAAACTTTCGAGCAAGCAATGAAACAATTGGGGGATACGAATCCTGCAGTTCGTAGAAGAATTGGTTTTTATCAAAAATGA
- a CDS encoding ribonuclease HII: MRLAGVDEAGRGCVIGPLVVGGVSIDETDLPKLVEIGVKDSKLLAPKKREILARQIREIALNCYVVHLSPVEIDHVVETGKRLHKLNRFEAQTMAKVISVLNPDVVYVDASDVNAKRFGEHIAENLVFRSEIISEHKADLKYPVVSAASIIAKVERDKVISKLIKKHGNLGCGYPNDQKTTNFLRDWIKKYGSYPDFVRKSWKTSKKIKKETDLHQTKLL, encoded by the coding sequence ATGCGTTTAGCTGGCGTAGATGAAGCGGGTCGGGGTTGTGTTATTGGTCCATTAGTTGTTGGTGGGGTCTCAATAGACGAAACTGATTTGCCAAAGTTGGTTGAAATTGGGGTTAAAGATTCTAAACTTCTGGCTCCAAAAAAACGAGAAATTCTTGCTAGACAGATACGGGAAATTGCCTTGAACTGTTATGTTGTGCATTTATCTCCCGTTGAAATAGACCACGTAGTTGAAACTGGAAAAAGGTTACATAAACTAAACCGTTTTGAGGCTCAGACAATGGCTAAGGTGATTTCTGTTCTTAATCCTGATGTTGTTTATGTGGATGCTTCAGATGTTAATGCTAAACGGTTTGGAGAGCACATTGCAGAAAACCTTGTTTTTCGTTCAGAAATTATTTCAGAGCACAAAGCCGACCTGAAATATCCTGTTGTTTCTGCAGCTTCAATAATCGCGAAAGTAGAACGAGACAAAGTAATTTCCAAATTAATTAAAAAACACGGCAACTTGGGGTGTGGTTACCCTAACGACCAAAAGACAACAAATTTTCTCCGCGATTGGATAAAAAAATATGGTTCCTACCCCGATTTTGTTAGAAAATCTTGGAAGACCTCAAAAAAAATAAAAAAAGAAACAGACTTGCATCAAACAAAACTGCTTTAG
- a CDS encoding divalent-cation tolerance protein CutA, with product MKYIIVLMTVSSKSEAEDIIQKLLEEHLIACANILDAVCSLFWWKEKIEQENETLVLMKSSEELFKKLTKRIQDLHSYEVPEILALPILDGSQSYLDWMKTALNR from the coding sequence ATGAAGTATATTATTGTACTTATGACCGTATCCAGCAAGTCAGAGGCAGAAGATATAATCCAGAAATTACTAGAAGAACACCTGATAGCCTGTGCTAACATTTTAGATGCTGTTTGTTCATTGTTCTGGTGGAAAGAAAAAATTGAACAAGAAAATGAAACTTTAGTTCTAATGAAATCCAGTGAAGAATTATTCAAAAAGCTTACCAAAAGAATTCAAGATCTGCACAGTTATGAAGTTCCAGAAATTCTGGCATTACCAATACTTGATGGATCCCAATCGTATTTAGATTGGATGAAAACTGCCTTGAACCGGTGA
- a CDS encoding response regulator, producing the protein MSKNKSILIIDDDKYILSVFSKILNKQGYIVENAETGREAMEMITKKQYDLVLIDVKLPDVEGPILVEKMNKINPDMIKIVITGFPSIEDANKVMDEGATAYLVKPVKSEELVKFIDKKLNK; encoded by the coding sequence ATGAGTAAAAATAAATCCATTCTTATCATTGATGATGACAAATACATACTGAGTGTTTTTTCGAAAATATTAAACAAACAAGGATACATTGTTGAAAATGCGGAAACTGGGCGAGAAGCAATGGAAATGATTACAAAAAAACAATATGATTTAGTGCTTATAGATGTTAAGTTACCCGATGTTGAAGGGCCTATTCTTGTTGAAAAGATGAATAAAATAAATCCGGATATGATTAAAATTGTAATAACTGGATTTCCATCAATTGAAGATGCCAACAAAGTTATGGATGAAGGAGCCACGGCCTATTTAGTAAAACCTGTTAAATCTGAAGAATTAGTGAAATTTATCGATAAAAAATTGAACAAATAA
- a CDS encoding mRNA surveillance protein pelota: MKIFKIDLKKGFAKVMPESMDDLWHLYNVIIKRDEVYARTTRQVKPDEHYSRPTKAKRVPVNLGVQVEKMYWDKVLNRLRINGIVVDAPEKLNINGSRHTLDVVVNKPVTIVKKKWQKHELDRIKRASKITASPLAIISIDDEDYCVAILRQYGIDVKAGGRTKLPGKYEAEKRGKEKQLFLKIALKALRDAWLSLNSPIVILGPGYIKDDFFEYVQKEARDVAASIIGVKGTNSAGLSGIQEALRSGILINMLQNMRVADEMKAMEDFLARLGQGKSTITYGFGDVEKAANYGAVEKLLVADLTLRETTDEQRLSLESLMKNVEDARGEIMVISTEHEAGTNLLSLGGIAALLRFPLP; encoded by the coding sequence TTGAAAATTTTCAAAATAGACCTCAAAAAGGGATTCGCAAAGGTTATGCCTGAAAGCATGGATGACCTTTGGCATCTTTACAATGTTATTATTAAACGTGATGAGGTTTATGCTCGCACTACTCGACAAGTAAAACCAGATGAGCATTACTCCCGACCAACAAAAGCAAAACGAGTTCCGGTTAATTTAGGTGTTCAAGTTGAAAAAATGTACTGGGATAAGGTTCTCAACCGTTTACGTATTAATGGAATTGTTGTTGATGCACCTGAAAAATTAAACATAAATGGTTCTCGTCACACATTGGATGTAGTGGTCAATAAACCAGTAACTATTGTCAAAAAGAAATGGCAAAAACATGAGTTGGATCGAATAAAACGGGCAAGCAAAATTACTGCTTCTCCTCTTGCAATAATTTCAATCGATGATGAAGACTACTGTGTAGCAATCTTGCGCCAGTACGGAATTGATGTTAAAGCAGGAGGGCGAACAAAACTTCCTGGAAAGTATGAGGCAGAAAAAAGAGGAAAAGAAAAACAGCTTTTTTTGAAGATTGCCCTTAAGGCTTTACGAGATGCCTGGCTTTCTCTTAATAGTCCGATAGTTATTCTTGGTCCTGGATACATAAAAGATGACTTTTTTGAGTATGTGCAAAAAGAGGCTCGTGATGTTGCAGCTTCAATAATAGGGGTAAAAGGAACAAACAGTGCGGGATTATCTGGAATACAAGAAGCCCTTCGTTCCGGGATTCTTATTAATATGCTCCAAAATATGCGAGTAGCCGATGAAATGAAAGCAATGGAAGATTTCTTAGCACGACTGGGGCAAGGAAAATCTACAATAACTTACGGGTTTGGGGACGTAGAAAAAGCCGCAAATTATGGGGCAGTAGAAAAACTTCTAGTCGCTGATTTAACTTTACGGGAAACAACTGATGAACAAAGGCTTTCATTGGAATCCCTTATGAAAAATGTTGAAGACGCACGTGGAGAAATAATGGTTATCAGCACTGAACACGAAGCAGGAACAAACCTTCTTTCACTAGGAGGAATCGCAGCTCTGCTACGTTTTCCGTTACCTTAA
- a CDS encoding response regulator: MLYELKVLLVDDNKCTQNVLCKIMQKERCTVTLVENGKDAINELNTKCYDLIVMEMSLPDIKGIDLLKQIVKNNIKIKKIVLTGHPSEEDEEKSFELGVDYYILKPIKPKRLLQIIEKCAITPEN, from the coding sequence ATGCTTTATGAATTAAAGGTTCTGCTAGTAGACGACAACAAATGTACACAAAATGTTTTATGTAAAATAATGCAGAAAGAAAGATGTACTGTCACATTGGTTGAAAACGGAAAAGATGCAATAAATGAACTGAATACAAAATGTTATGACTTAATCGTAATGGAGATGAGCTTGCCTGACATAAAAGGTATTGATCTATTAAAGCAAATAGTGAAAAATAATATAAAAATTAAAAAAATAGTTTTAACCGGGCATCCATCAGAAGAGGATGAAGAGAAATCGTTTGAACTAGGCGTAGATTATTACATATTAAAGCCAATCAAGCCAAAAAGATTATTACAAATTATTGAAAAATGTGCCATTACCCCCGAAAATTGA
- a CDS encoding PAS domain S-box protein, producing the protein MDSEKKYRNLFSNMTSAFAYHKMLFDNGTPIDYVFLEVNDAFEHVTGLKKNEIIGKKVTKVIPNIKNDSIDWIKTYGKVVTIGKPLKFESYSSALRKWFLISAYTPEKNHFATTFEDITDRKNMEKKLLDLSKFPSENPNSIIRVNTKGEILFLNPASQFLLTEWNASVGNKLPQRLIKLLNEAFSSKKTIKFEEKCNQKFFLFSIVPIIEGNYLNIYGTEITELKQKEEKLYEQNLIISSTNESIFTTDENNLIRSWNQAAENLFGWNFKEAIGKSVSEILNPSNPIYDEALNGDVLKCFINSDSWKGELIYHKKDGTPIPVSVSTNLLRDENGNPKGEVTILHDISERKKREKALIIMQHDLSRAQKVSKTGSWRLDVKKNVLNWSEENYKIFGVKKGTPLTYETFLSTVHPDDRKYVDKMWNSGLKGQQYDIEHRIIADGKVKWVREKAELERDKDGTLLGGFGTTQDITDTVELRKKLEYYSKNLEKLVHEKTKQLKDAEKLITIGQTAGMVGHDIRNPLQSIDGAIYLAKIEAESLPVHIDAKKELFDILNLIDEQINYIDHIVADLQDFARTPTPQIENVDLQELIVESLQTINWSKNIEVITCFQDELKTVKIDPSLLKRVISNLLLNAYQAMPNGGNLTITAFCEENMINISIKDTGVGMSESIKSKIFTPLFTTKSKGQGFGLAVCKKLIEALNGKITFESKPNKGSTFIIKIPIT; encoded by the coding sequence TTGGATTCTGAAAAAAAATATCGTAATCTATTCAGCAATATGACTAGCGCATTTGCTTATCATAAGATGCTTTTCGATAATGGAACGCCAATAGATTATGTTTTTCTTGAAGTCAATGATGCATTCGAACATGTTACCGGTTTGAAGAAAAATGAAATCATAGGAAAAAAAGTCACAAAAGTAATTCCAAACATAAAAAACGATTCAATCGATTGGATAAAGACATATGGAAAAGTAGTTACTATTGGAAAACCGCTCAAATTCGAAAGTTATTCTTCCGCCCTGAGAAAATGGTTTCTGATTTCGGCATATACCCCAGAAAAAAATCATTTTGCAACAACTTTTGAAGACATTACTGACCGAAAAAACATGGAGAAAAAATTATTAGACCTTTCAAAATTCCCTTCTGAAAATCCAAACAGCATAATCAGGGTCAACACAAAAGGAGAAATACTGTTCTTAAATCCAGCGAGCCAATTCTTGTTGACAGAATGGAACGCGTCGGTTGGAAATAAACTGCCGCAACGATTAATAAAATTGTTGAATGAGGCGTTTAGCTCAAAGAAAACAATCAAATTTGAAGAGAAATGCAATCAAAAGTTTTTCCTGTTTTCAATAGTTCCAATTATTGAAGGGAATTATTTGAACATTTACGGTACTGAAATTACTGAACTCAAGCAAAAAGAAGAAAAGCTTTATGAACAGAATTTGATAATTAGTTCAACAAATGAATCAATTTTTACAACGGATGAAAATAACTTGATTCGAAGTTGGAATCAAGCTGCTGAAAATCTGTTTGGCTGGAATTTCAAAGAAGCAATCGGGAAAAGTGTTTCGGAAATTTTAAATCCTTCTAATCCAATTTATGATGAAGCACTAAATGGTGATGTACTTAAGTGCTTTATTAATTCAGATTCTTGGAAAGGTGAATTAATTTATCATAAAAAAGATGGGACACCTATTCCTGTTTCAGTATCAACTAATTTATTGCGAGATGAAAACGGGAATCCAAAGGGAGAAGTAACTATCCTTCATGATATTTCAGAAAGAAAAAAACGCGAAAAGGCTCTAATAATAATGCAACATGACTTATCCCGAGCTCAAAAAGTATCAAAAACCGGAAGTTGGCGTCTTGATGTTAAAAAAAATGTTCTAAATTGGTCTGAAGAAAATTACAAAATTTTTGGAGTTAAAAAAGGAACCCCATTAACCTATGAAACATTTCTTTCAACAGTTCATCCAGATGACAGAAAATATGTAGATAAAATGTGGAACTCTGGGCTTAAAGGGCAACAGTACGACATCGAACATAGAATAATCGCGGACGGAAAAGTAAAATGGGTCAGAGAAAAAGCTGAATTAGAGCGGGATAAGGATGGAACCCTTCTTGGTGGCTTTGGAACAACGCAAGATATTACGGACACAGTAGAATTAAGAAAAAAACTAGAATATTATAGTAAGAATTTAGAAAAACTTGTACATGAAAAAACAAAGCAATTGAAAGACGCTGAAAAACTCATAACAATAGGGCAAACTGCAGGCATGGTTGGTCATGACATTCGTAACCCTTTGCAAAGTATTGATGGAGCAATTTATTTAGCAAAAATCGAGGCAGAATCACTTCCTGTCCATATTGATGCTAAAAAAGAACTTTTTGATATTTTAAACTTAATTGATGAGCAAATTAATTACATCGACCATATTGTTGCTGATCTTCAAGATTTTGCTCGAACACCAACACCTCAAATTGAAAACGTAGATCTCCAAGAATTAATCGTAGAATCGTTACAAACAATAAATTGGTCAAAAAATATTGAAGTAATTACCTGTTTCCAAGATGAATTAAAAACAGTAAAAATAGATCCATCACTCCTGAAAAGAGTGATATCAAACTTATTATTGAATGCTTATCAAGCTATGCCTAACGGAGGAAACCTTACAATTACTGCTTTTTGTGAAGAAAACATGATTAACATAAGCATCAAAGACACTGGAGTTGGCATGTCCGAAAGCATTAAATCAAAAATATTCACTCCATTATTTACAACAAAAAGCAAAGGACAAGGGTTCGGATTAGCGGTCTGCAAAAAATTGATTGAGGCTCTGAATGGAAAAATAACATTTGAAAGTAAACCGAATAAAGGAAGTACATTTATAATAAAAATTCCGATAACATAA
- a CDS encoding CBS domain-containing protein, translated as MDENKIYEVLDEIGLSKRKADIYLFLTQKGLQKAQSIASYLGIDRAQTYRLLKSLKNEGILEETIETPSRYNAIPITNLLESHIKNKKREVSSLEADKESIINYCNSLNRKKTAPSVAKFQVITNTDGVYKKISQMVDAASSDVSALTTSTGLIHEDAYGITDMIMAFGKKKKNIKFRLLANITQDNLEIAKNILKHLPLSRNVIWKHTSVGSKHYPRFLIKDDEEVLLYMNQNEKQYGYSKEINGLWVASKMFVSTLKRAFVDIWSNSVDINDRIKQLDTGVPLKETIVIKDSIETGKKIRKILENAENEITLISSSVGIIKLDENNFLEKYSKGKLKLRLMASIDFDNLSAAKNLSKIFEVKHVSTNYLTMMIVDGKHLFIFKTPPPEEEIKYPFYFAETFYSNDENYVERVNELLNEIWKRGTAISEVGSANSLGAPLVEVSESIITRDVIKTMLSKNAGTVFVTSDNNIIGLIGQRDILNAIMTTDIDKVKAKEIMSTPIITIKSNQSLINTLDAIETKKFSRLAVMKNGQLVAMLSN; from the coding sequence GTGGACGAAAATAAAATTTACGAAGTTTTAGATGAAATTGGGTTATCAAAAAGAAAAGCTGATATTTACTTATTTTTAACACAGAAAGGGTTACAAAAAGCTCAAAGTATTGCTTCATATTTAGGCATAGATAGAGCTCAAACATATCGTTTACTTAAAAGCTTAAAAAATGAAGGAATTTTAGAAGAAACCATAGAAACTCCATCACGTTACAATGCAATTCCAATAACCAATTTACTTGAATCACATATCAAAAACAAAAAAAGGGAAGTTTCCTCATTAGAAGCAGATAAAGAAAGCATAATAAATTATTGTAATTCACTTAATCGAAAAAAAACTGCACCATCAGTAGCAAAATTTCAGGTAATAACAAATACAGATGGAGTTTACAAGAAAATTTCTCAAATGGTAGATGCAGCATCTAGCGATGTCTCAGCCCTAACAACAAGTACTGGATTAATTCATGAAGATGCATATGGTATTACTGATATGATAATGGCTTTTGGCAAAAAGAAAAAAAATATAAAATTTAGACTATTGGCAAATATTACGCAGGACAACTTAGAAATAGCAAAAAATATTCTAAAACATTTACCCCTTTCTCGTAATGTAATATGGAAACACACTTCAGTGGGCTCCAAACATTATCCCCGTTTTTTAATTAAAGATGATGAAGAAGTTTTGTTATATATGAACCAAAACGAAAAACAATATGGGTATTCGAAAGAAATTAATGGGTTATGGGTCGCAAGCAAAATGTTTGTTTCGACTCTAAAAAGAGCTTTTGTGGATATTTGGAGTAATTCAGTCGATATCAACGATAGGATTAAACAGCTAGACACAGGAGTACCATTAAAAGAAACTATAGTAATTAAGGACAGCATTGAAACGGGAAAAAAGATTCGAAAAATTCTTGAGAACGCTGAAAATGAAATTACGTTAATTTCTTCATCTGTTGGAATAATAAAACTTGATGAAAACAATTTTCTTGAGAAATATTCCAAAGGAAAACTGAAGCTTCGCCTCATGGCTTCTATTGATTTTGATAACCTCAGTGCAGCAAAAAACCTTTCAAAAATATTCGAGGTCAAACATGTTTCCACAAATTATTTGACAATGATGATTGTTGACGGCAAACACTTGTTTATTTTTAAAACTCCACCCCCAGAAGAAGAAATAAAATATCCATTTTATTTCGCTGAAACCTTTTACTCTAATGATGAAAATTATGTGGAAAGAGTAAATGAACTACTAAACGAAATTTGGAAAAGAGGAACCGCAATTTCAGAGGTAGGTTCAGCAAATTCGCTTGGAGCCCCCTTAGTTGAAGTTTCAGAATCTATAATTACTCGTGATGTTATCAAAACAATGTTATCAAAAAATGCTGGAACAGTATTTGTAACTAGCGATAACAACATTATTGGACTAATAGGTCAACGGGACATCTTAAACGCCATTATGACCACAGACATAGATAAAGTAAAAGCGAAGGAAATCATGTCTACTCCAATTATTACAATAAAGTCAAATCAATCATTGATTAACACTTTAGATGCAATTGAAACAAAAAAATTTTCAAGACTTGCTGTAATGAAAAATGGACAACTTGTTGCGATGCTGTCAAATTAA